GTCCTGGTGGCTGGCGGCCGGAGCGATCGCGAGGTCGCCGAGAAGCTGTCCATCACGAGGCGGACCGCCGAATGGCATGTTGAGCAGATCCTCGCCAAGCTGGGTCTGAGGTCGCGGAGCCAGATCGCGGCGCGAGTCTCTCAAGCGGAGGCTCTGGGAGGCCCACTACTGGCGGACGACCGGCCGCGGCATGACCCGCCAACAAAGCTCAGAGCCTTCATCGGTTGGGATCCTGAGGTGAGCCAAACCCACGACCTGTTGGCGACGACCCGATTGCTGGCCTGGTCGCCGCCCCTAGAAACCGATTCGTATCGGCAGGAGCGCCTAACCTCACTAGCCGAGGCGGGCTATGACCCGATAATCGTCAGAATCCTCGACGTGGTCGCCCTGGGAAAGGTTGCCAGGCAATACCCGAATACCCAGTTCGCGATCGTGGACGATTCCTCCCTTTCGGCTGACAACAAGAACGTGACGAGCCTCCTCTTCGCAGACCATCAGGGCTCCTACCTCGTCGGGGCCATTGCCGCCCAGGCATCGAAGGCGAAGACCATCGGATTCGTCGGTGGCGTTCGGGTGCCGCTCATCGAGAAATTCCAGGTGGGGTACGTGGCGGGAGCCAGGATGGTGAAACCGAGCATCCGAGTGCTTTCTGACTACCTATCAGAACCGCCCGACTTCTTAGGCTTCGCCGACCCTGCCAAAGGCAAAGCAGCCGCCGGCAGGATGTATGGGAACGGAGCCGACGTCGTCTATCACGCGGCGGGAGGTTCCGGCCCCGGCGTCTTTGAGGCCGCAAAGGCGGCGGGCGCACTCGCGATCGGTGTCGATTCAGACCAGTACCTGAGTGCGCCGGCAGATACGAAGGCAGCGATCCTGACGTCGATGTTGAAGCACGTGGACGTTGCGGTCAGCGAGTACGTCCAGGCCCTCGCGGCGAAGTCGCCGTTGCCGCGCGTCACCATGTTCGATCTTGCCCGGGGCGGCGTCGGCTACTCGAAGAGCAACCCGCTGGTGCGACCATACGTGGCAATGACGGACGACCTCCGTGAGCAGATCATCGCCGGGAAGATCAGGGTGCCCGACCACTAGCGCGGGCCGATCCAGCGAATGATGGCGACAAGCCCTGACGCGCTGAGAAGGACTCCAGCCGACAACGCCAACCAGCGGAACAACTCATGCAACCACCAGGTGTTGGGCGTGAACGGCTGGACCAGATCTCCACGAGTGGAATCGATCCAGATTCCCCGCTGAGACTGAACGGCGAGAGGGAAGCCGTAGTCGCACGCCTCCATCGTCAAGATGGCGACTCGGTCACCGACCCGAGCATCCGGGGGCGTGTCGTAGATGTCTAGTAGAAAAGCGATGTCGCGGGACGATGCGTCAAGCGTGAGATGGAGGCCGGCACCAGGCTCGTCCCGAACCGTGGCGATGACTCCAGACTGCAGCTGAATGCCCTGGATGCCCAGGTGCCAGCCCAGCCCGAGCAACCCCAAGCCCGCAGCGATCCACACCGCCAGCGCCGCCGGTTGGACAATTCGTCGCAGACGCCTTCGGCTCTTGCCGGCTGGTCCCGTGTGATCCCCCCGACGACGCCAGGCGCCATACATGACGAGGAGCGTCACGGCGGCGAGGCCTATCGGTATCAACCACTCCAGGCCATGGTCGCCGCAGGTCTGCGATACCTGCTGGAATCCAATCCACACCGCGATGCCGAGGTTGGCAACCTGGATCGCTGCCACCAGCCAGAACGAAATTCGGTGCCGGCGTATCGCGAAGGCCAGCAGACCCGCGAAGTTGACTCCGCACCACACAAACCAGGCCACGGCGGCTCGTGTTCGTTCAGCAATAACCTGCGGGTCGCTCGTCAGGAAGTGGCGCACGGCCCAGGCAATCTCGGCGGCCACGAACCAGAAAAGGCACTGGACCGCGACGAGTACCAGGATGGCCGCAACCCACCCGAGGCGGACCCTCACGGAACTATCAGCCTTCGAGGCACCTCAAGGCGAGAAACGATGCGGCGGTGGCCAACATTGCACCGGACCACAAGCGCCCGCGGTGCTTGACGTTCGATATCCGCGCCCCCCAGGCTTATTAAGGACTGCCGCCACCGCCGCCAATCCACCGATCCCATGGGGGCTGGGGGTCTAATGGGTCTCTACTACCGGGGTGGCGATCATTCCAGTTAAAAAGCCAAGAGATAATCCTGCCAATCAAGTAGCCGACGACCACCATGACTGGGATGGTGGCTAATGCCAGGATGAGGGGGAGCGCATCCTTCATGTACCAATATCAACGATAAGTCTGGTCCAGGCTGGCGCGGGCCGGCTACCAGACGACGTGCATGCGGAGCATGTGGCTCTCTGTCAGGCGGCCCGCTTCTAACCCTCTGGCGGCGATGGACGAACGTGACGAATGTCACAGCCCGGGAGTGCCGTGCGTCATCGTGCGCTCGAGTGCGCGGCCTTATGTTGGCTCCGGCGAGCGCGAAGCGGCCGCCGAAGGAGTGAACATCATGTTGGCGACTTATGACGTTCGGCGATCTCCGACCCGGGCTCTTGCAATCAGTTTCGCGCTTACGGCATTGCTAATCATCGGCGGTGCGGTGGGCTTCGCGGTGAAAGGGCTGACCCAGGGCGCCCTGATCAGCCGGCCAGCATCCGTCGTGGTGTCCAGCCTTGCCGGGCCGATGGTGAGCGGACGCAGCGCCGCGCAGATGACGCGTATCGAGCTCAACGATGAGCGGTCCCAAGCACAGTCGGTCAGCGTACCGACGGTAGGCACGGCAGACCATAGCAACCACGCCAATCCCCGCTTCGGTCCCCGCTAACGCGATTTCCTAACAGGCCGGAGCTGCTGCTCCGGCCTGTCGTTTACTGCCGCGATAGGGAAGCCGAATGTCACCGGGGGCCGCGTCATTCGACACACGTTCGAGATGCCGGTGAAGCTCAGGGCTGGTCTACGACAAGCTGGAGATCCGATCCCGCGAAGAGCTGGCGTCCGCACTGTACGAGCGACACGAGCCTATGAAGGGCGCTACCACCTGAGAGGGAGATAGTTGCATGGATTCAGCCTTACGGTCGCTACCCTGCCAGGGTTCCCGTTATAGAAATACACCTCAACTCGATAACTACCCGGAACGGTGTAAATGGTAGCCGCGCCAGTTCCCGCATAGCCGTTGAAGCCTGGGCCGTATATGTAGATCTTCGCCCCAGATCCGAAGCTGCTAGTTCCGACGGTGATGTACTCGTGTCCGCACAGCGGATTCGGCGCAGGTGGACTCGAAGGCCCTGGAGGAATTGGCGTCGTAGGAATCGTTGGTGACGGAGCGGGTTGACACGGGGGGCCCGGGTCTGGAATCACCACGAGGGGGCCGCTCTCACCACCAAAAGGGCCGACGATGACAGCAACGGACACGCTCCTCTGCACCGTGACCGCTCCGGCAACGGACGCAATCACGTCGCCGATTGTGGCCTTCGCACCTGCCGTGAAGCGACCGTTCTGGTCAATCGTGCCGAGACTCGGACTTGAGAGCGACCAAACTGTGGCTGCCTGCGCGAGGGGGCCGCAACCCTGATCCAGCACGACGGCCGAGAATTGGAGGACAGAACCGGCGACAACCTTTTGCTGCACGCGTGGCTGGATGTCCAGGTATGTCGCGACTGGCGCTGGGGTGGGCGGCGCCACTGGAGAAACATCGGGCGACGTCGATGGTGAAGCCGGCGGCGTAAAAGCGCTTGAGTCGCATGCGACGAGAAGAGCCGCAGCGGTAACAACGACTCCAAGAAGGCCCGTTTTCATCGCGAGCCACTCCCCTCACTATCCGTCCAAACTGGCCCCCCTCAGCGCAAATCCTAGGCAATTAGTTACCGGTTGTCCAGGGGCATGGGGGTTGATCGGCGTTTCCACGCTCGCCGGCCACGCAGCAGACTGATCACCAGCAGCATGAGCAGACCTCCATCGAGTCCGAGGATCAGCCAGGTGAGGGATAGGCTGGCCAGGGCCTGCCCCGCGGGCGGCCGGCCCTCGGGATCGAAGCCGAGCGCGACGGTATCGAGCAACACCACGACGCGTCCTGAGGGGAGCGCGACGGGGACCGGCGTCGGATCCCCGAATCGGCTCGCGAAGTCCGCCGCGGTACTGGTCGCGAAGGCCCAGGCACCAGTCGATGGGTCGAAGAGCTGACCACCCACGATCGTGGTCGTCACCCGGCCTCGCATCGGACCCGCCTGAATTGCCGGTAAGAAAACGCGTCCATCACGCAGGAGCACCGCGGCGGCCGTCGGGGGCGCGATCCCGCCGGGCCCACCAAGCGGCAGCCCGCCCGATCCGATCGGGCTCCCGGCCGAAGCCCACGACCCGAGTCGCGAATCGAAGAGCAACGCGCCTGGCGAGGTTCCGAATCCGTTGGGCTGGTCGACGATTCCGCCGATCACCAGGGCGCGCCCGTCCGGCATGCCGACAGTACTGGGAGCGCATCGCGGCTCCGGCAGCGGCCGCGTCGACGCCCACCTCGACGTCACGGGGCTGAATACATCCGCGTCCGCCAGGGCGGAAAAGCCGGGCTGAGTCTGCCGGAAGGAGCATCCACCGACGGCGAGCGCGCCGCCATG
The nucleotide sequence above comes from Candidatus Dormiibacterota bacterium. Encoded proteins:
- a CDS encoding BMP family ABC transporter substrate-binding protein encodes the protein MSAKLGQLTRRELEVAVLVAGGRSDREVAEKLSITRRTAEWHVEQILAKLGLRSRSQIAARVSQAEALGGPLLADDRPRHDPPTKLRAFIGWDPEVSQTHDLLATTRLLAWSPPLETDSYRQERLTSLAEAGYDPIIVRILDVVALGKVARQYPNTQFAIVDDSSLSADNKNVTSLLFADHQGSYLVGAIAAQASKAKTIGFVGGVRVPLIEKFQVGYVAGARMVKPSIRVLSDYLSEPPDFLGFADPAKGKAAAGRMYGNGADVVYHAAGGSGPGVFEAAKAAGALAIGVDSDQYLSAPADTKAAILTSMLKHVDVAVSEYVQALAAKSPLPRVTMFDLARGGVGYSKSNPLVRPYVAMTDDLREQIIAGKIRVPDH
- a CDS encoding kelch repeat-containing protein; this encodes MMRRLFLLVPLGLALSACQPLLTTTGAWSRQPSPPVSTSSSHVVATANGRVVVLGGFNPQTGEPLEQTVVFEPASSRWTDAAPIPEPRGADVAVPLADGTVLVTAGQGGNGVLHQLYRSTWIFDPSRNRWNRVGDLRTARLNPSAVRLSDGRVLLVGGSVVREDLAPAGAGQDPYQAVASAELYDPSVKTWSTAGDLSLARNGLALVALTHGGALAVGGCSFRQTQPGFSALADADVFSPVTSRWASTRPLPEPRCAPSTVGMPDGRALVIGGIVDQPNGFGTSPGALLFDSRLGSWASAGSPIGSGGLPLGGPGGIAPPTAAAVLLRDGRVFLPAIQAGPMRGRVTTTIVGGQLFDPSTGAWAFATSTAADFASRFGDPTPVPVALPSGRVVVLLDTVALGFDPEGRPPAGQALASLSLTWLILGLDGGLLMLLVISLLRGRRAWKRRSTPMPLDNR